Genomic window (Cyanobacteria bacterium GSL.Bin1):
TTATTATGTCCTCGCAGTTGACGACACAAGGTCAATCCCGCTTCGCCTAATCGGGCTTGATCAATCACGACTAACGCTGGCTGCAGTTCTTGAAACTGAGGTTTGGCTTGGTCAGGATGGTTGGCAACCGTAACGGTATAGCCGGCATTGGTTAAATCTAAACTGACCGTTTGCGCCAACTGTTGGTCATTCTCAATGAGTAACACTGACGGTTGAGGCATAGTCATCGGATGTTGTCTCCATTAGAGATTAACTCCTACGGTAGCTCGACTGAGGTAGGTTTGGCGATATGGGGTAAACCCCAACCCAGTTTCTCCCGAAGAACGCGGAAAAATTCCGGGCGTTGGAGGCGGATAAAATAAGCGGAGTAGCGCGATCGCGCAAGGTGAACTACATCTTTCGGTTGTACATAACAACCGCCATTGCCATCCACAACCATCACTAATTGATGCTCTTCACTGGCAGAGTGAATAATAATCGGTTCGCGATCCGAGAAAACCAATGCCCGAGAAGCGAGAGAATGGGGGCAAATCGGAACCAACTGCAAAACGGGTACGTCTGGAGTGACAACGGGACCCCCGGAACTGAGCGAGTAAGCAGTGGAACCGGTCGGTGTGGAAACGATAATGCCATCAGCGGCAATATCGACTGGTGCGTGATGACCCACCACCACTTCAAAATGACACAGACTGGTCATGGGTTCTCGATGGAGGACCATTTCGTTTAAGCAAAGGGCTTCCCACTGTAACCGTTCGCCCCGCATCACCTGAACAGTGAGCATGGAACGTTCTTCGATGGTGTAGTTTCCCGCTAAAACTTCTTCTAAGGCGGAGGAGAGTTGATTGACATAGGTTTCTGTTAAAAAACCCATGTGTCCTGTATTGACGGTTAATAAGGGAATGCCATAAGGCGCAAGCTGGCGGAAACCGGATAAAACCGTTCCATCCCCCCCCAAAACCAGACAAAACTTCATGGTTTCATCAAAGCCAGGGGGAATTAACTTATCCAGCGGGGTATGACAGACGGGGCTATCCGGACTGGAATATCCCAACAGTCCACCAACCCCAGTGGCGAGAGCAACCTCCCATCCTTGTTGTTGCAGTTGCGCTTGGACTTGGTTGGCAATGTCGCAAGCAACCGGTTTATTATCGTTATAGATGATGCCTATTTTCGGCACGACGACTAATCCGTGTGTAGAGTGTTAATGTCCACGACAAGAGTGTTCTCTTATCTTAATATTTAAGCAGAAAAAACTGGCTCAAAAGTTGAAATTGAACCCAAAATTAGGATTTAGATTTGAAAGGCGTTTTCTTTTTCTTCTTCGTTTTCTCTTTCTCGTAGTTAATTTCTTTTAATTTTTTCATGATGCGCGAGAAGTATTCCTGTAAATAGGTTTCAACCGTTGTCATCTCATTGGGATTAAACCCAAAGATATCATACACTTCGCTCATGTCGGCATCGAAAGACTGGCCGCTCACTAAAACATTGGCGAAAATTAAGCGATCTGAGGCATTACGGGTCCACTCAAAAAAGCGCATCGCCCGAGAGAGAAACTGTAATAAGCCCATCGGCAAACGAGAAATTTTGGCGGTCTTGCCAGATAAATTTTCACAAAGATTAATAATTTCTTCCGCTGTCCAAGCGCGAGATCCCGCGAGAGGAAAGGTTCGTTTTACGGTTTCTG
Coding sequences:
- a CDS encoding NAD(+) kinase; protein product: MPKIGIIYNDNKPVACDIANQVQAQLQQQGWEVALATGVGGLLGYSSPDSPVCHTPLDKLIPPGFDETMKFCLVLGGDGTVLSGFRQLAPYGIPLLTVNTGHMGFLTETYVNQLSSALEEVLAGNYTIEERSMLTVQVMRGERLQWEALCLNEMVLHREPMTSLCHFEVVVGHHAPVDIAADGIIVSTPTGSTAYSLSSGGPVVTPDVPVLQLVPICPHSLASRALVFSDREPIIIHSASEEHQLVMVVDGNGGCYVQPKDVVHLARSRYSAYFIRLQRPEFFRVLREKLGWGLPHIAKPTSVELP